GGCCGGTCCGGGCTACTACTCGGTTCGACTCGAAGAGTACGCGACGAAGGCCGAACTGACCGCGACGGACCGCGTCGGCGTCCACCGATACACCTTCGACGACGGGAGCGACGCCGGGTTCCTCCTCGATGCGGGGTACAACCTCGGGGATTCCGGAACGAAGAGTGCTGACGTCGAACTTCGGGACGAACGAACCATCGTCGGGAGTCAGACCGTCCCGGGACCGTTCTGTTCCGGTGCCGAACCGTACTCGGTCCACTTCGCGGCGAAGTTCTCGAAACCGTTCGACGAGTACGGCACGTGGAACGGCGTCGAGACCAGCGATGGGTCGACGTCGGCGAGCGGACCAGACGTCGGCGCGTTCGTTCGGTACGGCGACGCGAGCGAAGTCATCGTGAAGGTCGGAATCTCCTACGTGAGTCGGGAGAACGCGATGGACAACCTCGAAACCGAGGTTCCCGACTGGGACTTCGACCGGGTCGAGGCGGACGCGACGGAGACGTGGAACGACAGGTTGGGTCGTATCGAGGTCGAAGGCGACGACGCGAACAAGGTGAAATTTTACACGGCGCTGTACCACGCGATGCTCGGTCCGACCATCTTCGAGGACACCAACGGCGAGTACCTCGGAATGGACGACGAGGTGTACACCGCGACGGCTACCACCACTACCAGATGTTCTCGCTGTGGGACACCTTTCGCGCCGAACATCCGCTCCTGAACATCGTGGAGCCGAAGGTGCAGGAAGACGCCATCAAATCCCTGCTCGACATGTACGAGCACGGGGGCTGGCTTCCGAAGTGGGAGTTCGCCAATCGGTACACGAACGTGATGATCGCCGACCACGCGACCTCCATCATCGGCGAATCGATGGTGAAAGGGCTCACCGAGGGCTACGATACCGACCTGGCGTACGAGGCGATGTACAAGAACTCGACGCGGATGCCTGGCGACGACACGTACTACGCCGGACGTCTCGGTCTCGACAAGTACACCGAGTACGGATACATCCCCGAGGACGACAAGGGGAACGCGGGCGGGTCCGTTTCCACGACGCTGGAGGGGAGTTACAACGACTTCGCCATCGCACAGGCGGCCGACCTGCTCGGGAAGGACGACGACTACGAGACGTACATGAAACGCGCCGGGTTCTACGAGAACGTCTTCGACCCCGACACGAAGTTCATGCGGCCACGGCTCGCGGACGGGTCGTGGTACTCGCCGGACGACGGGGAATGGAAACCGACCGACTGGGGCGGGTTCACCGAGGGGAACTCGTGGTCGTACACGTGGCACACTCTCCAGGACATCGGCGGCCTCGTGGATCTGATGGGAGAGGAGACGTTCGTCGAGCGCCTCGACCACATGTTCGACGAGTTCGTCTATCCCAGTTGGAACGACCCGTTCACCCACTACTGGCAGGGGAACGAGCCGTCGCATCACGCCCCGTACCTGTACCCCTTCGCGGGACAGCCGTGGAAAACACAGGAGGTCGTCCAGGACGTCATGAACTCGCTGTACACGACGGGACCGGGTGGGGTTCCGGGTAACGAGGACGTCGGACAGATGTCCGCGTGGTACGTCATGAGTGCCATGGGTTTCTACGCCGTCACGCCCGCGAGCGGAAGCTACGTCATCGGTTCCCCGGCGTTCGAAACCGTGACCATCAACCTGCCCGACTACCACTACGGCGGCGGCCAGTTCGTCGTCGACACGACCGGGGCGGAGTACGACGGCGACCGGTATCGCTACATCCAGAACGCGCACCTGAACGGGGACGTTCACCGCGAGAGTTGGTTCGACCACGCCGACCTCGAAGACGGCGGTGAACTTCGACTCCACATGGGGACGGAGAAGAACACCGATTGGGGTGTCACGCCGAAGGGAGCGGTCAGTCCGCCGCCATCGATGAGCGACGACTGAACCCGAAACCACTTTCTTTCGATTCGACAGTTCCGTATCGTTTTGTGCACCCCGTACGATGGGACGAATATGTCCGTACTCGACGCGTTCTCACTCGACGGAAAGACGGCTATCGTGACCGGCGGAAACCGTGGTATCGGTCGTGCAATCGCAACCGCGCTCGCGGAGGCGGGCGCGGACGTCGTCGTCGCGAACCGGAACGGACCGGCAGGGAAAACCGCGGCGGACGAACTCGCCGACGAGACGGGAGTGGAGACGCTCGCCGTCGAATGTGACGTGGCCGACGAAGATGCGGTTGAAGCGATGGTCGAAGCGACCGTCGAGCGGTTCGGCGGCGTGGATATCCTCGTCAACAACGCCGGAATCGTCGTGCACGAGGCCATGGAAACCATGACCTTGGACGAGTGGCGCGACGTCATCGACGTGAACCTTACGGGGACGTTCCTCTGTTCGCGCGCCGCCGGTCGTGAGATGATCGAAAACGGCGGCGGCACCATTTTGAACGTCTCCTCCATGTCCGCATTCATCGCCAATCACCCACAACGGCAGGTCGCCTACAACACTTCGAAGGCCGGGTTGGAAGGGTTCAAGAACCAACTCGCCTCCGAGTGGGCGGAACACGGCATCCGCGTGAACAACATCGCGCCGGGCTACATCGCCACCGACAACGCCGACCAAGGGGCGGAAGCGGTCGAAAACGCCGTCGATGTCTGGAAAGGGGAGATGTTACACGAGGAAATCGCGTCCCCGGACGCGCTCGGTCCGACGGCGGTGTACCTCGCGAGCGATGCATCGGCGTACATGACCGGTGAGACGGTCGTTCTCGACGGCGGATACACGGTTCGGTAGCCGAAATCGATACGTCGTGAACTGCCGCGAAAACGAGCTTTATACCCCGTTTGGCGCTATCATCCCGTACGCCGATGTCATCGACACCCACTCCCGACCACCGTATCTCCGCGCAGGACGAACACGTCCACACGAGTTGGAGCCGCGACCACGAACCGATTCGAACGGTCGAATCCGGCGACGTGGTCCGATTCGAGTGCCGCGACGCGACGAACGGCCGACTCGACGCGGACTCGACCGTCGAGGACGTTTCAGCCCTCGTCGGAACCCTCCCCGGCCACCCGTTGACGGGACCGGTGGCGGTGGAGGGGGCGAAACCGGGGGACGTTCTCGCGGTCGAACTGCTGTCGTTCGAGCACGAAGGAATCGGCTTCACGTACTGTTACGGGGGTGACGAAGGAACGGGATTGCTCCCCGAGGATTTCGATGAACCGGGCTTGCACGTCTGGGAACTGGAGGGAGACGTCGGCCACTTCGTGGACGGAATCGAAGTCCCGCTGGCTCCGTTTCCGGGTAACCTCGGCGTCGCACCCGCCGACGACGGAGAACACAGCACGGTCCCGCCGCGTCGGGTCGGCGGGAACCTCGACGTAAAGCACCTGACAGCCGGTTCGACGCTCTACCTCCCCGTCGAAGTCGACGGCGCGCTGTTCAGCATCGGCGACTGTCACGGGGCACAGGGGGACGGCGAGGTCTGCATCACGGGTATCGAAGCGCCGATGTCGGTGACGACGCGACTCCGCGTCGTCTCCGGGATGGACATCGAACAACCGCAGTTCGAGACCGACGCCTTCGCCGCGACCCGCGGCGAACGGGCCTACGGAACGACCGGCATCAGCGACGACCTGATGGACGCCAGCAAGAAGGCGATTCGACACATGATCACCCACCTCCACGAAAATCACGGGTTGAGCCGGACGGACGCCTATCTGCTGTGTTCCGCGACCGTCGATCTGAAAATCAACGAGGTCGTGGACGCCCCGAACTGGGTCGTCTCGGCGTACCTCCCGCAATCCATCTTTCC
This sequence is a window from Haladaptatus sp. R4. Protein-coding genes within it:
- a CDS encoding SDR family NAD(P)-dependent oxidoreductase codes for the protein MSVLDAFSLDGKTAIVTGGNRGIGRAIATALAEAGADVVVANRNGPAGKTAADELADETGVETLAVECDVADEDAVEAMVEATVERFGGVDILVNNAGIVVHEAMETMTLDEWRDVIDVNLTGTFLCSRAAGREMIENGGGTILNVSSMSAFIANHPQRQVAYNTSKAGLEGFKNQLASEWAEHGIRVNNIAPGYIATDNADQGAEAVENAVDVWKGEMLHEEIASPDALGPTAVYLASDASAYMTGETVVLDGGYTVR
- a CDS encoding acetamidase/formamidase family protein, yielding MSSTPTPDHRISAQDEHVHTSWSRDHEPIRTVESGDVVRFECRDATNGRLDADSTVEDVSALVGTLPGHPLTGPVAVEGAKPGDVLAVELLSFEHEGIGFTYCYGGDEGTGLLPEDFDEPGLHVWELEGDVGHFVDGIEVPLAPFPGNLGVAPADDGEHSTVPPRRVGGNLDVKHLTAGSTLYLPVEVDGALFSIGDCHGAQGDGEVCITGIEAPMSVTTRLRVVSGMDIEQPQFETDAFAATRGERAYGTTGISDDLMDASKKAIRHMITHLHENHGLSRTDAYLLCSATVDLKINEVVDAPNWVVSAYLPQSIFPENDTK
- a CDS encoding glycoside hydrolase family 92 protein → MFSLWDTFRAEHPLLNIVEPKVQEDAIKSLLDMYEHGGWLPKWEFANRYTNVMIADHATSIIGESMVKGLTEGYDTDLAYEAMYKNSTRMPGDDTYYAGRLGLDKYTEYGYIPEDDKGNAGGSVSTTLEGSYNDFAIAQAADLLGKDDDYETYMKRAGFYENVFDPDTKFMRPRLADGSWYSPDDGEWKPTDWGGFTEGNSWSYTWHTLQDIGGLVDLMGEETFVERLDHMFDEFVYPSWNDPFTHYWQGNEPSHHAPYLYPFAGQPWKTQEVVQDVMNSLYTTGPGGVPGNEDVGQMSAWYVMSAMGFYAVTPASGSYVIGSPAFETVTINLPDYHYGGGQFVVDTTGAEYDGDRYRYIQNAHLNGDVHRESWFDHADLEDGGELRLHMGTEKNTDWGVTPKGAVSPPPSMSDD